TCTTTTTTCAGAGAGCCGGTGGTTGCTGTGAATCGGTAAAAGCTATCTGTGAAATCCACCCCGAAGGGGACCTGCCGAAAGTTTAAGCAAGTAAGTGGGTACGGGTAATGCCCGTTATAGCGTGTTGAGAGGACTAAATTTTTTAGTCAATAAGGGTGGCAACGCGGGAGAAATATATCTCTCGTCCCTGATGGATAAACCGTCAGGGACGAGAGATTTTTTGTTTCCTGGCGGTAAATACAAAAAAATCTGGAGGGATATTGTATGAAAGACAAATTATTTTTGATGATTCCTGGACCAACTCCGGTCCCACCGCCTGTTGTTGCTGCTATGTCTAAACCGATTATTGGACACCGCAGTGCAGAATTTGCAGATTTAATTGGGCGGACCACAGAAAAATTAAAAAAGGTTTTTCAAACCCAAAATGACGTCTTTGTATTAGCTAGCTCGGGAACTGGTGGTTTGGAAGCTGCAGTGGCCAATACGGTAAACCCTGGGGATAAAATTTTAACCTTAAATACCGGTAAATTTGGTGAACGCTTTGGAGAACTGGGTAATAAGTATGGCGCCCAAGTGGATGAAATTAAATTTACCTGGGGCTATGACGTTGATTTAAAGGTGGTTGAAGAAAAACTAAATGCCGATCCAGATATTAAAGCGGTATTTGCAACCCATAACGAGACTTCAACGGCGGTTGTTAATAATATTCAGGGCCTAGGTGAAATAGTTGCTAAGCATCAAGCAATTTTAGTGGTGGATGCGGTAAGCAGCATGGGTGGCATGGACATAAAAACCGATGCATGGCAAGTTGACATTATGGTCACCGGTTCTCAAAAAGCATTGATGTTGCCTCCGGGTTTAGCCTTTATCAGTGTCAGTGAAAAAGCATGGCAGGTCATTGAGCAAAATCAAGCACCAAAATATTATTTTGATTTATTAAAGGCTAGAAAATCTTTAGCAAAAAACAACACGCCCTTTACATCGGCTGTTTCCCTTTACTACGGGCTGGAGGCAGCATTGGATATGATTTTGGAAGAAGGATTGGAAAATGTCTTTGCTAGACATCGCCTGCTGGCAAAGGCCACCAGAGCAGCAGTGATGGGCCTGGGGTTGGAATTGCTGCCTGCTCTTGAATATGCGTCAGATACCGTTACCGCTGTACAGTGCCCGATGACTGTAGATGT
This Peptococcaceae bacterium 1198_IL3148 DNA region includes the following protein-coding sequences:
- a CDS encoding alanine--glyoxylate aminotransferase family protein yields the protein MKDKLFLMIPGPTPVPPPVVAAMSKPIIGHRSAEFADLIGRTTEKLKKVFQTQNDVFVLASSGTGGLEAAVANTVNPGDKILTLNTGKFGERFGELGNKYGAQVDEIKFTWGYDVDLKVVEEKLNADPDIKAVFATHNETSTAVVNNIQGLGEIVAKHQAILVVDAVSSMGGMDIKTDAWQVDIMVTGSQKALMLPPGLAFISVSEKAWQVIEQNQAPKYYFDLLKARKSLAKNNTPFTSAVSLYYGLEAALDMILEEGLENVFARHRLLAKATRAAVMGLGLELLPALEYASDTVTAVQCPMTVDVNKLRKVLLEKYRVMIAGGQGELKGKIFRIAHMGYATKADVLLTIGALEMALNECGYKAELGAGVREAQLVFLGERE